In one Bacteroidales bacterium WCE2004 genomic region, the following are encoded:
- a CDS encoding molecular chaperone HtpG — protein sequence MATKTLKGKIGVTTENIFPVIKQFLYSDHEIFLRELVANAVDASQKMKALASSGDFKGELGELKVRIELDEKEKTLKIIDRGIGMTEEEVDRYINQIAFSSAGEFLEKYKDQLDSIIGHFGLGFYSAFMVSKKVTIDTLSWQEGAKAVHWSCDGSPEYEMSAGTKEDRGTEITLFLDDDAEEFAAKGRIGQLLGKYCKFMPIPVVFGKKTEWKDGKSVETDEDNVINSIEPIWTKAPSELKDEDYLKFYRELYPMEEEPMFWIHLNVDYPFTLTGVLYFPKIKERMAIDKNKIQLYCNQMFVTEHVDNIVPDFLTLLHGVIDSPDIPLNVSRSYLQSDANVKKISTYITKKVADRLEEIFKEQRDQLEQKWDNIKLFIEYGMLSDEKFCERALKFALLKNTDGKYFSLEDYRTAIAPAQTDKDQNVVYLYATKPAEQYSWIEAAKNQGYDVLLMDCELDSHFVGLLEAKTEHTRFARVDSDSVGNLIPKEEAVKPEMSEDDKKTLDELFKAVLPEGNDYLVDAQNLGENAAPVLITQSEFMRRYREMSALGGGMNFYGTMPEAYNILVNMQNPLIAKIWGDKKEAADTAAADFAKNSELLQQIVDLALLGNGMLKGKALSDFIARSEKLLK from the coding sequence ATGGCAACCAAGACACTTAAAGGCAAAATCGGCGTGACCACCGAGAACATCTTCCCGGTGATCAAGCAGTTCCTCTATTCCGACCACGAAATCTTCCTGCGCGAGCTCGTCGCCAACGCGGTGGACGCCTCCCAGAAGATGAAGGCGCTCGCTTCCAGCGGCGATTTCAAGGGCGAGCTCGGCGAGCTCAAGGTCCGCATCGAGCTGGACGAGAAAGAGAAGACCCTGAAAATCATCGACCGCGGTATCGGCATGACCGAGGAGGAAGTCGACCGCTACATCAACCAGATCGCCTTCTCCTCCGCCGGCGAGTTCCTCGAGAAATACAAGGACCAGCTCGACTCGATCATCGGCCACTTCGGCCTCGGCTTCTATTCCGCCTTCATGGTCAGCAAGAAGGTCACCATCGACACCCTCAGCTGGCAGGAAGGCGCCAAAGCCGTCCACTGGTCCTGCGACGGCTCTCCGGAGTATGAGATGAGCGCGGGCACGAAGGAAGACCGCGGCACCGAGATCACCCTCTTCCTCGACGACGACGCCGAAGAGTTCGCCGCCAAGGGCCGCATCGGCCAGCTCCTGGGCAAATACTGCAAGTTCATGCCCATCCCCGTGGTCTTCGGCAAGAAGACCGAATGGAAGGACGGCAAGAGCGTCGAGACCGACGAAGACAACGTCATCAACAGCATCGAGCCCATCTGGACCAAGGCCCCGTCCGAGCTCAAGGACGAGGACTACCTGAAATTCTACCGCGAGCTCTATCCGATGGAGGAGGAGCCGATGTTCTGGATCCACCTCAACGTGGACTATCCGTTCACGCTGACCGGCGTGCTCTACTTCCCCAAGATCAAGGAGCGCATGGCCATCGACAAGAACAAGATCCAGCTCTACTGCAACCAGATGTTCGTCACCGAGCACGTCGACAACATCGTGCCGGACTTCCTGACCCTGCTGCACGGCGTGATCGACTCCCCGGACATCCCGCTCAACGTCAGCCGCAGCTACCTGCAGAGCGACGCCAACGTCAAGAAGATCAGCACCTACATCACCAAGAAGGTGGCCGACCGCCTGGAGGAGATCTTCAAGGAGCAGCGCGACCAGCTGGAGCAGAAATGGGACAACATCAAGCTCTTCATCGAATACGGCATGCTCTCCGACGAGAAGTTCTGCGAGCGCGCCCTCAAATTCGCGCTCCTCAAGAACACCGACGGCAAATACTTCAGCCTGGAGGACTACCGCACGGCCATCGCGCCGGCGCAGACCGACAAGGACCAGAACGTCGTCTATCTCTACGCCACCAAGCCGGCCGAACAGTACAGCTGGATCGAAGCCGCCAAGAACCAGGGCTACGACGTGCTCCTGATGGACTGCGAGCTGGACAGCCACTTCGTGGGCCTGCTCGAGGCCAAGACCGAACACACCCGCTTCGCCCGCGTGGACAGCGACTCCGTCGGCAACCTCATCCCGAAGGAAGAGGCCGTCAAGCCGGAGATGAGCGAGGACGACAAGAAGACGCTCGACGAGCTCTTCAAGGCCGTCCTGCCGGAAGGCAACGACTACCTCGTGGACGCGCAGAACCTCGGCGAGAACGCCGCGCCGGTGCTCATCACCCAGAGCGAGTTCATGCGCCGCTACCGCGAAATGAGCGCCCTGGGCGGCGGCATGAACTTCTACGGCACGATGCCGGAGGCCTACAACATCCTCGTCAACATGCAGAACCCGCTGATCGCGAAGATCTGGGGCGACAAGAAAGAAGCCGCCGACACTGCGGCGGCTGACTTTGCCAAGAACAGCGAGCTCCTGCAGCAGATCGTCGACCTGGCCCTCCTCGGCAACGGAATGCTCAAGGGCAAGGCCCTGTCCGACTTCATCGCGCGCAGCGAGAAGCTGCTGAAATAA
- a CDS encoding uracil permease has translation MVKAQKDQAIYDARPLGKGKMTVLGLQHLFAMFGATVLVPVITGLSVSATLLFAGLGTLLFHLLTKFKVPAFLGSSFAFLGGYAAVTQMGAEKGLDLAHSLPYACIGVFCAGLMYFVLAGLFAAFGAKKVLRFFPPIVTGPIIIAIGLTLSGSAIQNCNQNWWIALVAVAIIIVCNIWGKGMIKIVPILLGVLGSYIVAACFGQVDFSQVKEASWIGLPFSFENTAFAVFKNPDWGLIVAAIIAILPISLATMVEHIGDMCAISSTTGINYLGDPGLHRTLMGDGLATAVASLFGAPANTTYGENTGVLNITKVFDPRVIRIAAVFAIILAFCPKFAALIGVMPAATIGGVSLVLYGMISAVGVRNVVENQVDFTSSRNLIIAALILVLAIGIKYGANDSISLGFTSLSGLAVAALVGIFLNAVLPGNDYEFGKGAPGDVSVNFGPRAEEEVENQKK, from the coding sequence ATGGTTAAAGCACAAAAAGACCAGGCTATTTATGACGCCCGCCCGCTCGGCAAGGGCAAGATGACCGTCCTGGGCCTCCAGCATCTCTTTGCGATGTTCGGGGCCACCGTCCTCGTTCCGGTGATCACCGGACTCTCCGTCTCCGCGACCCTGCTTTTCGCAGGTCTGGGCACGTTGCTCTTCCACCTCCTGACCAAGTTCAAGGTCCCGGCTTTCCTCGGCTCGTCCTTCGCGTTCCTGGGCGGCTATGCCGCCGTGACGCAGATGGGCGCCGAAAAGGGCCTGGACCTGGCGCACTCCCTGCCTTATGCCTGCATCGGCGTGTTCTGCGCGGGCCTGATGTATTTCGTGCTGGCGGGCCTGTTCGCCGCGTTCGGCGCCAAGAAGGTGCTGCGCTTCTTCCCGCCCATCGTCACGGGCCCGATCATCATCGCCATCGGTCTGACGTTGTCCGGCTCCGCCATCCAGAACTGCAACCAGAACTGGTGGATCGCCCTCGTGGCCGTGGCCATCATCATTGTCTGCAACATCTGGGGCAAGGGCATGATCAAGATCGTCCCGATCCTGCTCGGCGTCCTGGGTTCGTATATCGTCGCCGCCTGCTTCGGCCAGGTGGACTTCTCGCAGGTGAAGGAGGCGTCCTGGATCGGCCTGCCGTTCTCGTTCGAGAATACGGCCTTCGCCGTGTTCAAGAACCCTGACTGGGGCCTGATCGTCGCCGCCATTATCGCCATCCTGCCGATCTCGCTCGCCACGATGGTCGAGCACATCGGCGACATGTGCGCCATCTCCTCCACGACCGGGATCAACTACCTCGGGGATCCGGGCCTGCACCGCACCCTGATGGGCGACGGCCTCGCCACCGCGGTCGCCTCCCTGTTCGGCGCTCCGGCCAACACGACCTACGGTGAGAACACCGGCGTGCTCAACATCACCAAGGTCTTCGACCCGCGCGTGATCCGCATCGCCGCCGTCTTCGCCATCATCCTCGCCTTCTGCCCGAAGTTCGCCGCGCTCATCGGCGTGATGCCGGCCGCGACCATCGGCGGCGTGTCCCTGGTGCTCTACGGTATGATTTCCGCCGTCGGCGTGCGCAACGTGGTCGAGAACCAGGTGGACTTCACCTCCTCGCGCAACCTCATCATCGCGGCGCTCATCCTCGTGCTCGCCATCGGCATCAAGTACGGGGCCAACGACTCCATCAGCCTGGGCTTCACCTCGCTGAGCGGCCTGGCCGTCGCCGCCCTCGTGGGCATCTTCCTGAACGCCGTGCTCCCGGGCAACGACTATGAGTTCGGCAAGGGCGCTCCGGGCGACGTGTCCGTCAATTTCGGACCGCGCGCAGAAGAAGAAGTGGAGAACCAGAAGAAATAA